TTATTTTCCATAACATCTCCACCTCCATTTATCCTTATTATAATGCAGGTTTAAAGTCTGGTGTTATAGTGTATACTTTATTTTAAAAAAAGCATACCCAATATTCAATAACTTGAGTACTAATAAAATTCTTATTTTTTTACAACCACGAATTAGCTTATACTTTAAGTATACCACTATGTACCACATATTGTTATTATCTAAGTTGGAGTATTAGCTACAAGTCAATATATTTCATAAAATGAAATGTGACCCTATTTTACACGAATGAATATTTCCAGCTCAATATGCTTGTTAAAACAACTTACTTGAAACTGATGATGTTGGAAACACTCTCTTGTATGAGTTGAAGATGGAAACAGCCACTTCATCAAACAAGAAATTTTAAACTTATTCCTCTGTATTAGACATAAATTCTTTCCATCCTTCACTATCATCTTTTAAATATTCTGCAATATATTTATATTTAATCTCAAATTCTGCATGCCCTCCTATTGCATGAGCAGCTGGAATTGATATGCCCAGTGTATCATTTGTTAAATAACTAAATACTGATTCCATAGTATCTATACTATCAGCATTAATAAGACTTTCCTTTACTACCTCATAAGTTCCATAGTTACTCAAGGCTAACTCTTCTTGTTCTGGCCATAAGGGTTTAAACTCTCCATTAATAAACATGTTTACTAACTTTTCTTCTATATTAACTAGGTCTACTAGTCTTAATCTATTCCCCATCTTCATATCAATATTTGTAGTATAAAACAACTTATGAGGGTGTGGTGCCATTTGGGCATCTCCTAATCCAAAATATTGAATACTTAAAATACATCCATTTTTTAAAGTAATATTGTATTCAATTTTTAAACTTAAATGACCTCTATCCTCATAATTGTAATCATTATACACTTTAAGAGCTTCAGCTTTTATCATATCATTTATCGTTTTTTGTTTAGCTTCATCACTTAGACCTGATACTTTAGGATACTCTATACTAATATTGTTATTATCATCTTCCTCAGCATAAATTATAGTTGAAATTTCATAACTATCATCAGTAATTTGATCTAATTCTTCTGTTTTATTGCATCCAGTAAAATAAATTGTGAATATTAAAATACTAGTAAGTATAATAATTCTTTTCATAATACATCTGTCACCTCGTAGGCTTATTCTATTTTCACAGGGTATGCTCCCTCTTTTTATAAATTTTATAGCCACATTATTCCATGATAATGAACATCTTCACCTCATTTGGACTAGACTAAATTAATGCTCTTTACTTCATATTAAGCTATTATATATTAATATTTTCATATTTATTAAAGAATTATCTCTTAATACAGTTAACCACATTGTAGAATTAACCAGCAATTATCAAATTTGCGGATTTTCAAATCATCCTTCTTTATATAAAAATAGATTCGCCCACAATCACCAAACATTAGTTCAAAATCATTTATTGTAACGGTATCTAGCTGAAATAATAGTTGCCATTGATTACAATTTTTCTTCAAACATTTCAACTTTTCATTGTCAATTTGCGGTATATCACCACAGTAGATTCCATTGGTAACTTTCTCACACTCAAGTAACATTCCATTTTGTATAACATCAGCATATCCCAATAATTTACTAATGACTTCTTCCTGTTCATAACCTTTTAGTACTCTTATTTCATCGTATTCATCCCAATTATCATAATTGCATAATTCATTAAACTCCTCATAAGAAGGCAAATCATATTTTTTATTAAAATCAAGTTGTATTTCAGGCAACTTAAACTCATCTTCCATATCATCAGGAAATTCTACTCTATTAAGCTCTGTTACATAGCCATCAAAATAAAAAACTTTAGCACTTCCTTTATCTTGTGGGTCAAATCCCCATGTCATAGTAGAAAGTTCATAAAAGAAATAAAGAATCCCTTTGGTTGGAAGCAGACCATCTTCATCATACTTTTTGACTTCCTCACAATTTATTTGTGCCAAAAAACTCAATGGGCGGTTTTGGGTTTCACCGTTGAAATTTTCTCCTTCATAATAAAACCACTTAAAATCCTTTGGAACATCTGGCTTTCCTCCAAATTTAGATGTTCCAATAGGTAAATCTTCTTTGCTCTTAGTAAAGTCAAGTTTTATAGCATTCTTTTTCATCTCATTAAATACTTTATTTAAATCCATTTTTCCTCTCCTTTATCTAGATAAAACAAATAATCTTTACTTCGTACTATCCTACAATTGTGTAGTTACCTTTGAACCCTGCTAAGGGTCGATATAGTATGTTGATGCTTTTATCTTATTGTCATTAACCTAATTTTATTAAATCTACTCCATTATTGTTGCCTTATATAGAGAAATCCCCTTTGCCAAAAGCAAAAGGAATTTTTTATTGTATATTAAATCTTATATTAAATTTACTTATCAATTAACTTTAAATATAAATCAAGGCTGTTTTCTACTTCTCTAGCTACCATTTTTATAAAATCTCTATACTCCATTTTACTACATTTATCTAAGTTTTCATAATAGCTAAGCCTATCTTCAGTTTTAATAACAACTGGTGGATATCCATTTTTCATTAGTTCAAAATTAAGCAATAACCTTGCTGTTCTTCCGTTTCCATCTATAAATGGGTGTATAAGCACAAAATCTGCATGTACTCTGCTTGCACGTTCAATTGGATGCATTTTTGCAAATTCTTTATTATATTTTTGTATAAAGAATGACATTTTTTCTTTTACCATTATATGTTCTGGTGGTATATGTGATGCTCCTGCTATTAAAACATCCTTATCCCTATATACACCTGCATAAGAATCGTTGATTCCTTTAAGTATTAGTCTATGAATATTTCTAATTTGCCACTCAGTTAACTCTTCTTTGTTTTTAACTATGTCTTCTATATACAAGATTGCTTCTCTATGGTTTACAACCTCTAAATGTTCTCTTAATGTCTTGCCTCCTACTGTAATTCCTTCTAAAATAACTTTTGTCTCAATTAATGTTAAGGTATTTCCTTCTATTGCATTTGAATTATATGTCCAGTCCAATAATACTTTTTTTCTTATACTTTTTACGGTTTCTATAGGTAATGGTCTTAAACTATCTAGCCGTTTCTTCTTTTTATTAATATCCTTAAACATATATATCATTCCTTATTAATTTTTTAACTTCACCAAAATATTTATATCCAAATACAAAATTTTCATATTTTAAATATATCATATTCATAAATATTACACAAGCAAATCATTTTGTCTGCTTCTAGCATTTCCTGTAATGCATCTTTGAACATATTTTTTAGAAAGCTATACAAATCTCCTGCTGTTTTTAAATTACCTTCATTAGGAAACATATCCATTAAAGTTCTGATAACAATATTTCTTATTTCCATACCTATATTTAAAATTCCGTAAATTAATGTTAATCCATAGCCTTATTATAAGTGCTATTGAAGTTTTTTTGATATATAATACAAATGAACTCATTGATAATATAGCTATATATCCTCCCACCCATTAAACAGCGAATTTAAGAATTTAAAATCAAAACCGCTGTTTAAGCTTTCTTTTATGTAATTTCAACATAAAATATTAACTGCCAAAACTTTTATTATACGGCAAGGCAGTTCTTATTTTATTGTACGTAGTGTTTTTACATTTTGATTAACAAATTTACTAACTATATTTTTCATACATTACCGTATTGGTAAGTGGTTTTCTTTCCTTATTATGACGCTCCGGACTTAAAAATCCACTGTTTGGATAACCTAAAATTATTAATGCTGTAGGTTCTATGTACTTTGGTATATCAAATTCTTTTCTTATTATTTCAGGGTCAAACAACCCAACCATCACACTTCCTATATTCAATTCCCTTGCTTCCAGCATCATGTGATCACATATGATACCAATATCTAAATCACCCGAACATTTTTGATCAAAGGGGCGTATTAATTCATCCCTTGTATCCCTACAAACTATAAGAACACATTGTGAGCCAAAAGTCTGATATGCTTTTTGCACCTTAAGTATATTGTCTGGCTGTTGTACTGCTATTATTCTTTGAGGCTGTTTGTTGCAGGCAGTTGGTGCAACTCGTCCTGCTGATAAAATCAATTTTAGATCATTTTTATCTATTTTCTTATCTGTAAATCCTCGTGTTGTACACCTTTGTTTTGCTAATTCTAAAAAATTCATTTTTATTTCCTCCAATCACCTAGTACCCTTTGCCATTTATTTAGCAATGCTTCACCATGTAAGTCACATTAAATGTTTATGTAAAGGCACTTTTCTGTCATAATGCGAATAATGCTTCATATTCGTAATGGTATCACAATATATTATTACTGTCAACGAAACACGAATAAAACTTCATATTCTATTGACTCATTGAGAAAGTACAAGTATAATTATATATAAAAAATGAGGTAGTTGCTAAATGAGTAAAATAAGAAAACCTGTACAAAAACGATCAATTAAAAAAACGGAGAAAATTTTGAATGTTGGCTTTGAACTTTTTTGTAAAAAAGGATACCATAACACTAACACTATTGAAATTGCTAAAAGTGCTGGTGTATCAACTGGAGCTTTATATAGCTATTTCAGTAACAAACGTGATATATATATTGCAACATTTGATCAGTATATTAATTCCTTTTCTAAACTTTTATTTGAAAAACTTGAGGGATTACAACAACCGTTTAACCTTTCAGTTTTTATAGAAAAATGGATATCATTCTATGTTGATTTATATGCTACATCAAGTCATGCTTTAGAACAATTAAGAATGATGATGTTAGAAGATGAAGAAATTAACCATCATTTTTGTAATTTTGAAAATGAATACTTTGAAAAAATAGTTAAAATGCTTAATCAAAATGGTGTTACATCTGATAATTTGCTTGAAAAAGTATATGCTTCCTGCATATTGGTTGACGCTTTAAATCGAGAAAAATCGGCATTTCCTCATGATGGTTTAAACTTTGATATTTTGAAATCCCAAACTACAAAAACAATCTATTATTTGTTAACTACATAATTTAAAAAAGAAAAATATAAACTTATATAAAAAATCACCCATTATCCATATAGAATATAGTTAATAGGTGATTAGTCTTACTTTTATTAGTGTAACAAGTGATAAAAAAATCAGATTTTACAACAAGCTAATTCTTTCTCCAAAAACGATTTGATATAGGGATTGCTTTCTTGATTTAACGCATGCTGGAATGCCATATAGCGGCATTTTTGATAATGCTCGTCATCTATATAAAAGTCATATCCCATTATACATTTTGGATTACAAGCATCAGGATTAACCAGTCGTTTGCATAACGAAGCCTTTTTAATTTCTTTTTTCATCTTATCTGGAAGTAAACTTAGGAAATCTTCATATTGTCTTAAATGCTGTGGGTATATCCGTAACTTTACACCTGTTTTTCTACATATAAAAGTTGCTAAAGTTTTTTTGGTTGTGTCCAAAATGTAAGAAACTGTAAATCCGCTCTTGGCGGTCTTTATTTTGCATTTACAACCCTGCTGCAATAGAAAAGTATTTATATCTACTACGAAATCTTTGTTACTATTGTCTACTGTTTCGAGAAAATTAGTAAATTTTATATCTTCCATTTTATTAGCCTCCTTGTTACTTCTTTATAACAGGTATCCATACTTCATATTGCGAATTATTAGGATCATCATTCAAGTAAACCTCAATATCCGGAGCATTGGCGTATTCATAGCCTGAAGTAGGAAGCCATTCTGTTACAATTCGTTGTTCTAACTCTTGAATGGACTGAGGATTTTTACCATTACCTGTGAAAATTGCCCATTTAGATGCTGGCACAGAATATTCTTCTAAGGTTTCGTCAATCAGCTTAGAAGTCGATACAGCAATAAAATATTTCCATTCTTCATTATCATTGCAAACACTTACTCCCAAAAGTCCCATAGGCTGATTGTTCATCATGGTAACTAACTTAGGAATAGTACCATCCATAGCTGCTGTTTGCCACATCTGTGGCACAATAGCAAAATTCTTTTCAATTTCTTTATGTAGAGGTTGAGATATTCCAACAATACGAAATGCCTCTTTTTCTTCTATTCTATAATTCAATTCTTCCACTCCTTTGACAGTTATTTTGAAGCTGATAGGTGGATATGATTTAATAGAAATACCGCCTTTTTTAACTAAAGATGGAGCAACTGCATGTACGCTTTGAAATGCCCTGTTAAATGCTGTTGGTGAAGAATAACCGTATTTCAATGCAATGTCCACAATCTTTTCATCACCACTTTGCAAGTCAACAGCAGCTAAAGACATGCGCCTACGTCTGATATATTCTGAAAGAGGAATATTCGCCATATATGCAAACATCCTTTGAAAATGATATGTAGAACAGTATGCTACTTTAGCTACCTGCTCATAATTTATTTCTTCTGTGATATGCTCCTCAATATAATTGATTGCTTGGTTAAGACGTTCTATCCATTCCATATTATCTACTCCTCATTATCATATTTTATTTTAATTCGTTTTTCATTTTATTTCCTCTCTTTTTATGCACCAAAAAGAGAGGTTGTTGTATTTAGCAGCTTCTTGAACAGAAATATAATTCTTCTTTTATCATCCTTGCTGAACTTTTCCATATACCATAAATTATATATGTTTAAATGATTAATAACAATGAATAAAATATATATAACTAGCCATCAAATTCTTGACACTTGAGTACATAGATAAACCCCTATTATACATAGTTAAATGAATAAGAGGGGTTTTGAGTTATAAATCCATATTTATAACTTATATTGTGAGCCTTCAATCGTACATTAGGGTTTATGTATTGTTATCTTTTTCCTGTTACACCTTTATGATTAATTACCTTTTTTAGAAAATTTTGTTTGCACGATGCACATAATTCACAATTATGACTCCAATTTGGTTTACCATTTACCATTGTAATATTATTTACTGGGCACCTTTTCGCACACAAACCACATCCAGTACAATTATTATCTAAGCTTTTTACTTTCTCCTAAAAATCACAAATGAATTTGTAATATCTTTTACTTGTATTTCCATTACAGCACCTCTTTTATATAATTTATTTGACGTTACAATTCATCATATTCTATTTACTCTAATTATTTAATCGTACTACGCACTTCAATGTTTGGTATCAGACTCTATTTTATAATTCATAAGTGTTTTTACTTCATATATGTTATCTAAATCTCTAAGATTGCTATTCAAAATCATATCTTTTTCATTTATTATTCCTTGTCTTTTTGTCAATTCTTCTAATTTCATCATTTCAGTTTTTTTATTAAATATTGCTCTATAAATATGTCCATCATCTGTTTGATTAATTACAGTTCTAAAATCTTTGTCTTCAATTGTATAAAGCGTACCTGATCTATTATTAGATAACTCATATCGTTCTTGTACTACGTTTGGCTTATAAATATCTCCTGCTAAAACAAATGTTTGCATAAAAACTATAACAAGCATAATACACATCATTAATCTTTTCTTCATAGTCATACGCTCCTTTATTGTTATTTATGTATAAGATAACGCTGTATTAATATTATAAATTTGTATGATTTATTATTTATACTTGTCCATTTTTTATTTCTATATTTTAGACCTTGATTAAGCTTATCATAATATCCTATCTTGAAAAATGAAGACTTTATAACTATTACCTTTAACTTAATACAAAAACTCGTTTCTAAAAAGGTAATATTATTCCATTTCACCAACATATATAATTTTATTTTTATCTAAATAGTAGTCTAAAATAAATTTTCTCAATCCCCTTGGATACATTATCACTGATTCTATATTTTGAATATCAATCCATTCATATCCTAATTGGTTGCCATCCTTGCTTTTTGCATGTAAGATATCAATATTACTAGTTAATTGGCATTCAAATATTAAATCTACCTGATGAAATCCTGCTTTGTGAATAAAAGAATCATGATAATCTGCAATATATTCACAGACAAATATAATATCTTTCACTTCAATTTTAACTCCTAGTTCTTCGAAACATTCACGTTTTAATGCGCTACTAAGCTCTTCATTAGAATTCTGTCCTCCGCCGGGAAGTGTATAATATATATCTCCTTCCCCTTTCCTATATTTTATAGTTAGTAGCTTATTATTCTTAATTATAAGAGCTCTAGCTGCATTTCTTATTCCATGTTCATGCATGTCAAACACCTTCCTATAATTTTACTACTTAATTGAAAGTTCAATATATAAAATTTATTTTTTTGTAGCCCTCTTTTTTTCTCTTTATCTACTATTAATACAATAAGTGCTACAAATATTATAATTACTTATACTTTTTTAATTAACAACACCTTTTATTAAAATACTATATATTCACACTCTATTATTAGTTTATATAAGTTTAGCATTATAGTGAAATTATTCTATTTCATAAAATCATTAACTCTTTATGGCTTCTTACCTAAATAGTAATTATTTAAAGTTTATTTCTAGTGACTTTGGTGACAAGATAAAAATTAGGCCTCAAATGTTGAATTTTATTTTACATAAAATATTCTAATAACATTTACTTATATTTAGTTCAATACTCTCTTTATCCATTTCTTCTAATTCTTCTTCTGCTAAATATTTATTCCATAAACGAGTAAATTCGCCATTGTTCTCTCGTAAGTGTTCGAATGTACCTTCTTCAACTATTCTCCCTTCTTTTAATACATATACATAATCAAATAATCTCACTAAATGTAATCTATGGAGAACACTCACTACACATTTCTCTGATAATATTTCAAATAATCTTCGAAAAATTGTCAGCTCCATTGCAGGATCTACGTTTGAAGTTGGCTCATCTAATAATACAATTTTGCTGTCTTTTATAGCAAATATACCTCTTGCTAAAGCAAGCCTTTGTTTTTCACCACCTGATAAGTTTACTCCTTTTTCTCTGACATCACTTTCTACACCTGTAGGCAATTTCTTAACCACATCATTAAAACCAGCAGTCCAGATAGCAGATTCTATATCCTCTTCTTTTGAAATCATCCCCATCGTTATGTTATACCGTACTGTATTTTCAAAAATTTCTGGCTCTTGAGGAATAAGCGTTGTTGTTTTAGCAAGTACAGAAATAGGTAATTCCTTATCTTCATCTACTTTCAATTTACCTCTTCTAGTTGAAACTAATCCTCTTAAAATCT
This genomic interval from Abyssisolibacter fermentans contains the following:
- a CDS encoding YwqG family protein, encoding MDLNKVFNEMKKNAIKLDFTKSKEDLPIGTSKFGGKPDVPKDFKWFYYEGENFNGETQNRPLSFLAQINCEEVKKYDEDGLLPTKGILYFFYELSTMTWGFDPQDKGSAKVFYFDGYVTELNRVEFPDDMEDEFKLPEIQLDFNKKYDLPSYEEFNELCNYDNWDEYDEIRVLKGYEQEEVISKLLGYADVIQNGMLLECEKVTNGIYCGDIPQIDNEKLKCLKKNCNQWQLLFQLDTVTINDFELMFGDCGRIYFYIKKDDLKIRKFDNCWLILQCG
- a CDS encoding TetR/AcrR family transcriptional regulator, which gives rise to MSKIRKPVQKRSIKKTEKILNVGFELFCKKGYHNTNTIEIAKSAGVSTGALYSYFSNKRDIYIATFDQYINSFSKLLFEKLEGLQQPFNLSVFIEKWISFYVDLYATSSHALEQLRMMMLEDEEINHHFCNFENEYFEKIVKMLNQNGVTSDNLLEKVYASCILVDALNREKSAFPHDGLNFDILKSQTTKTIYYLLTT
- a CDS encoding NUDIX domain-containing protein, which translates into the protein MHEHGIRNAARALIIKNNKLLTIKYRKGEGDIYYTLPGGGQNSNEELSSALKRECFEELGVKIEVKDIIFVCEYIADYHDSFIHKAGFHQVDLIFECQLTSNIDILHAKSKDGNQLGYEWIDIQNIESVIMYPRGLRKFILDYYLDKNKIIYVGEME
- a CDS encoding nitroreductase family protein is translated as MNFLELAKQRCTTRGFTDKKIDKNDLKLILSAGRVAPTACNKQPQRIIAVQQPDNILKVQKAYQTFGSQCVLIVCRDTRDELIRPFDQKCSGDLDIGIICDHMMLEARELNIGSVMVGLFDPEIIRKEFDIPKYIEPTALIILGYPNSGFLSPERHNKERKPLTNTVMYEKYS
- a CDS encoding Fic family protein, which translates into the protein MFKDINKKKKRLDSLRPLPIETVKSIRKKVLLDWTYNSNAIEGNTLTLIETKVILEGITVGGKTLREHLEVVNHREAILYIEDIVKNKEELTEWQIRNIHRLILKGINDSYAGVYRDKDVLIAGASHIPPEHIMVKEKMSFFIQKYNKEFAKMHPIERASRVHADFVLIHPFIDGNGRTARLLLNFELMKNGYPPVVIKTEDRLSYYENLDKCSKMEYRDFIKMVAREVENSLDLYLKLIDK
- a CDS encoding PdaC/SigV domain-containing protein, encoding MKRIIILTSILIFTIYFTGCNKTEELDQITDDSYEISTIIYAEEDDNNNISIEYPKVSGLSDEAKQKTINDMIKAEALKVYNDYNYEDRGHLSLKIEYNITLKNGCILSIQYFGLGDAQMAPHPHKLFYTTNIDMKMGNRLRLVDLVNIEEKLVNMFINGEFKPLWPEQEELALSNYGTYEVVKESLINADSIDTMESVFSYLTNDTLGISIPAAHAIGGHAEFEIKYKYIAEYLKDDSEGWKEFMSNTEE
- a CDS encoding AraC family transcriptional regulator, translated to MEWIERLNQAINYIEEHITEEINYEQVAKVAYCSTYHFQRMFAYMANIPLSEYIRRRRMSLAAVDLQSGDEKIVDIALKYGYSSPTAFNRAFQSVHAVAPSLVKKGGISIKSYPPISFKITVKGVEELNYRIEEKEAFRIVGISQPLHKEIEKNFAIVPQMWQTAAMDGTIPKLVTMMNNQPMGLLGVSVCNDNEEWKYFIAVSTSKLIDETLEEYSVPASKWAIFTGNGKNPQSIQELEQRIVTEWLPTSGYEYANAPDIEVYLNDDPNNSQYEVWIPVIKK